One Punica granatum isolate Tunisia-2019 chromosome 3, ASM765513v2, whole genome shotgun sequence genomic window carries:
- the LOC116199849 gene encoding uncharacterized protein LOC116199849 codes for MGGCVSSTSKHVLVTRKNRLKKLSSGKKWRRKICSSIVPIRRRTSAGNRVSDFSVSEFVHLDFNTRPADPASKRHEVSNRKFHLTQLQWNHSQNQIDENGICQDEAWFDSVSILESESDDDFISIHGDSFIQAAQFENTSHTVDINGSNKCDGYHESCKTIDEPVQEPREKNRTASPMHPAQKKKSTVILLPVKRKSYGGEESTEYCTSERIVYRPRGGLQIPRFKGEKPTPGSWSEVSPSVFKLRGENYFRDKRKYPAPGCSPYIPIGVDLFVCLQKMHHIAQKLDLPSVKPHEKVPPLLIVNIQVPTYPATMFGENDGEGMSLVLYFRLNENFDAEISPGFQDSIKRLVKDDMEKVKGFAKESLVPFRERLKILAGVINPEDLQLGSTERKLLQAYNEKPVLSRPQHSFYRGPNYFEIDLDVHRFSFISRKGLEAFRERLTNGIIHLSLTIQAQKPEELPEQVLCCVRLNKIDFINHGQIPRIVTADEYLFLERHD; via the exons ATGGGAGGCTGCGTCTCTTCTACAAGTAAACACGTTCTGGTAACACGAAAGAACCGATTGAAGAAACTGTCATCGGGCAAGAAATGGCGTAGGAAGATATGCTCTTCCATTGTGCCGATAAGGCGTCGGACTAGTGCTGGGAACCGTGTGAGTGACTTCTCCGTTAGTGAGTTCGTCCATCTTGACTTTAATACACGCCCTGCAGATCCTGCCAGCAAGAGGCATGAGGTCTCAAACCGGAAGTTTCATCTGACCCAACTACAGTGGAATCATAGTCAAAACCAAATTGATGAAAATG GAATTTGCCAAGATGAAGCATGGTTCGACTCAGTCAGCATCCTGGAATCCGAGTCTGACGATGACTTCATTAGCATACATGGAG ATAGTTTTATCCAGGCCGCTCAATTTGAGAACACATCTCACACTGTAGATATTAATGGAAGTAATAAGTGTGATGGATACCATGAGAGTTGCAAAACAATAGACGAACCTGTTCAAGAACCTCGGGAAAAAAATCGAACCGCAAGTCCCATGCATCCAGCTCAGAAGAAGAAATCTACGGTTATTTTATTACCGGTGAAGAGGAAATCCTACGGCGGAGAGGAATCAACTGAGTATT GTACATCAGAGAGAATTGTGTATCGGCCCCGAGGAGGGCTCCAAATACCACGTTTTAAGGGGGAGAAGCCAACACCAGGGAGCTGGTCCGAGGTTTCACCTTCGGTTTTTAAACTCCGTGGCGAGAACTACTTCAG GGATAAAAGGAAATACCCGGCTCCAGGTTGCAGCCCTTATATCCCGATAGGAGTCGATTTATTTGTCTGCCTGCAGAAAATGCATCACATTGCACAGAAACTCGATCTTCCTTCTGTAAAACCACACGAGAAAGTGCCTCCTCTTTTGATCGTTAATATACAG GTTCCGACCTACCCTGCCACCATGTTTGGTGAGAACGATGGGGAAGGAATGAGCCTCGTTTTGTATTTCAGATTAAACGAGAACTTTGATGCTGAGATTTCTCCTGGTTTCCAGGACAGTATCAAG AGATTGGTCAAGGATGATATGGAAAAGGTCAAAGGATTTGCGAAGGAAAGCTTAGTTCCATTCAGGGAGAGGCTTAAGATTTTGGCGGGCGTCATAAATCCTGAGGACCTTCAGCTGGGCTCAACTGAGAGGAAGCTCTTGCAAGCTTACAACGAAAAACCAGTTCTTTCACGTCCCCAGCACAGTTTCTATCGG GGACCTAATTATTTCGAGATCGATCTTGATGTACATCGGTTTAGCTTCATATCAAGAAAAGGCCTAGAGGCTTTCAGGGAACGGTTAACAAATGGAATTATCCATCTTAGTTTGACTATCCAG GCCCAAAAGCCAGAGGAATTGCCTGAACAAGTCCTCTGCTGTGTACGCCTGAACAAGATCGATTTCATCAATCATGGTCAGATACCGAGAATTGTAACTGCTGATGAATACTTATTCCTCGAAAGACATGACTGA